GATTACCTTTACATCCAGCGCGTTCATTTTGGCCAGCCAGGGACCTTCCAGTTCTGTATATGTATTGATCACGCCATCCAGATGTTTGCCCATCAGGTCAGAAATCTGTGCGCGTTCTTCTTTTGACAGGTTTTTCCATACTTTGGCCGACACCAGACCCACCATGGGGAACATCATATGATTTGATTCCACAATGGTTTTGGCGTGGTCGTAATATTTTAGTTTGATGATCAGTTCTACATCCATATCGATTGCATCGACCTGACCATTGGCAAGCGCATCATACACGGCGGGCAATGGCATTGGTGTTGGGGCAACGCCGACCGCATTGTAGAAATCCTTGATTGGCTCAAATGGCGTGATCCGCAGCTTTTTGCCTTTCAGGTCATCAGCGGAGGAAACCTCATCCCGCGAGACGATTTGACGAAGGCCCGCCATCCCGTAACCGACGCCAACAACCCCGACTTTTTTAGGCAGGGTTTTCAACAGATCTTTCGCGGCATCGCTGCGCAATATCCGGGCGGCGCTCTGAATGTCTTTGGCAAGATAGGGGGCGTAAAAAGCGCCGAAATCAGGCACTCTGTTGGAGACTTCTGCAATCGTCAGGAACGCCATATCAAGGCTTCCAGATTGCAGCATCTGGATCATCTGTGCTTCATTGCCGAGCTGACGTGATGGGAAAACGGCAACGGAATGCTTACCGCCACTCGCTTCTTTCAGCTCATCACCAAAAGCGTTCGCCGCCTTTGTCCAGGTATGCGGGGGTGGCGTGATCAGGCCCAACCGAAATTCTTTTGCCATCGCTGATGTTGCCGCGGTAAGGCTTCCCAAAGCGAGGGCTGAGGCAAGGAC
This region of Sneathiella aquimaris genomic DNA includes:
- a CDS encoding TRAP transporter substrate-binding protein, coding for MKQTAKRAYGVVLASALALGSLTAATSAMAKEFRLGLITPPPHTWTKAANAFGDELKEASGGKHSVAVFPSRQLGNEAQMIQMLQSGSLDMAFLTIAEVSNRVPDFGAFYAPYLAKDIQSAARILRSDAAKDLLKTLPKKVGVVGVGYGMAGLRQIVSRDEVSSADDLKGKKLRITPFEPIKDFYNAVGVAPTPMPLPAVYDALANGQVDAIDMDVELIIKLKYYDHAKTIVESNHMMFPMVGLVSAKVWKNLSKEERAQISDLMGKHLDGVINTYTELEGPWLAKMNALDVKVIKAGPAFFTSAIADWEKIWGDKAPALKKLREAAQ